The stretch of DNA AGATTTTTTAATAATGACGACGAAAATAGGAATATTCCATAAAACGGAGGGTATGAATTAGACATTAGGAAGATTAAGTATACCATTGGCCTAAATCACTGTAGCAACGGTTGATAAAAAAAAGTGGAAATGATTTTTAATTTTTTGCTTGGATTATCGGTTTTGACCATTATTTTTGAATAATTATTTAAAATCAGTCTAAATAAAAGAATGGGGATTCGGGTCGTAATAGCGGATAGTAATGAGTTGATTCGATTAGGATTACGCGCTGCCATTGTCCGCCAGGATGGTCTGGAATTGGTGGATGAGGTGACCAATCGCAATGAGCTTAAAGATGCCGTTGTTCGTTTTGAGCCCGATGTGGTTTTAATCGATTATTCTTGTCCTGCATTCACCATCGACTGTGTACCGGAAATCTTGCAGCATAACCGCAAAGTTCGATTTGTAGCAATTACTCAAAATCAGAGTGCGCTTTCCATTGTAAATGCCATTCGATCCGGAATTAGCAGTTATGTAAAAAAGGATTGTGATTTAGGTGAAATCATCGATTCGGTAAGAGAAACTGCTAAAGGAAATAAATTCTTCTGTGGCACCATTCTCGAAATGATTCGTCAGGAAGAAATAAATATCGAAGATATACCCAACGATATGCTCACCTGTGCTCCCGTTACCATTACCGAGCGGGAAATTGAAATTATTACACTTATTGCCGAAGGATATACCAACCAGCAGATCGCTGAAAAATTATTTTTATCGGCTCACACGGTGAACACACATCGCAAAAACATTATGGCCAAACTGGGAATAGCCAACACGGCCGGAATTGTAATGTATGCGGTTAAATCGCATTTGGTTTCTCCCAATAAATACTTGTTTTCTGCTCAATGATAGCAAGGGTTTGAAAATAAAAAAGGGTGTCGTAACTGACACCCTTTTTTTATTCTTTTCATTGGAATTATTGCTTAATAATCCGCGATTTAAATTGTTGCTCAGATCCGGTAATTACCACTTGGTAAATTCCATTTCCTTCAGCATTCAGATCCAGGAGATAATTTGAATTACCTGCGTTGAAATTCAGTTTGCGGTTAAACACTAATTTTCCGCTCATGTCAAATACCTGTACCTGCACAGCTTCAGAACGATTCATGCTCAGGTTCAGATTAAATAATCCGGTAGAAGGATTTGGGTAAACCAACATGTTGCCTTCCATTAACAATTCTCCAACCGAAGAGTTGTTCGGAGCCGCAACCGTATTTCTGTTTGAACGTGTTGAATTGTGAT from Flavobacteriales bacterium encodes:
- a CDS encoding response regulator transcription factor; translation: MGIRVVIADSNELIRLGLRAAIVRQDGLELVDEVTNRNELKDAVVRFEPDVVLIDYSCPAFTIDCVPEILQHNRKVRFVAITQNQSALSIVNAIRSGISSYVKKDCDLGEIIDSVRETAKGNKFFCGTILEMIRQEEINIEDIPNDMLTCAPVTITEREIEIITLIAEGYTNQQIAEKLFLSAHTVNTHRKNIMAKLGIANTAGIVMYAVKSHLVSPNKYLFSAQ